A region of the Nitrospira sp. genome:
CTGGGCCCGCGCCTCTCGTACCGCGCGGGAGAAGCTTGGTTCCGTACGGGCCACTGCGCCTACGCGACGGAGCAACTGACGAAGGCCGTGGCGCAAGATCCACAGAATGATGGCGCGCCGCGAGCGCTCTTGATGCTGGCCGATTGCCAAACACACGACAGCCACACGCCGGACAGCGCCGTAACGCTGCGGCAGGTCTGGACCCGCTATCCGCAGACGCCGGAGGCCGACGAGGCGGAAAAGTTGCTGGCGCAACGGTCGAGCGGAGCGGCCTGGAAGCCGACGCTGGATGAGCGGTACCTCCGGGCCTCGGCCCTGCTCAACGCTGCGCAAAACGAGGCGGCGGTGGAGGAACTAAAAACATTTCTCTCCTCAGCTCACGGGCATCCCAAAACAGAAGAAGCCAAACTCAAACTCGGGATCTCGCTCGCACGGTTGAAACGTTACGATCAGGCCAAGGTGATCTTTCACGAGCTGGCGTCCACTGGGCCTTACACTGAGGCAAGCGAATCCGTGGTCTGGCTGGCGCGCAGCCACTTGCGGCTCGGTGACGGCGACCATCTGCTGGCGGTGCGTAAGGCCTATCCAAAAGTGTCGCTGACGCTGGAACAACTGTCGCTGATCCTGCTGGCAACGGGGACCTGGTACGACGACCAGAACCAGCCGGATCAGGCCATCGCGCAGTACCGACAGATCCTCCAGCTCGGCGAGCACACGGACCAGCGCGCCGAAGCACTGTGGCGGATTGGGTGGATTCAGTATCGTGCGGGCCGCTATCGAGCGGCCGTGAAGACCCTTCAAGACTTGGTGGCGATTCGCGAGGATCCGGTGAACAATCCGCAGGCGCTCTACTGGACGGCTCGCGCGCTGGAACAATTGCAGGAGTCCGCAGCGGCAGACGAAGCGTACCAGACGCTCTGCCGGAAATTTGCCTGGACCTATTATTGCCAGTTGACCCGTGTCCGCGTGGACATCCCACCGCCGAACTCAGCGGCCATGCCGTCGAACGGCGATCCGCGGGCCACCGGCGGCTCAGCAATCGAACAGGATATTCACTATCGCCGTGCGGTGGAACTGCGCCTGCTGGGATTGGAACAGGAGGCCGGCCATGAAGTGGCATGGTTGCTGGACCGTTACGCGCGCAACCGGTCGGCGCTGGTGCAGCTCATCACGCATTTGAGCGACGCGGGCGCCTACCATCAAAGCCTGCGGTTGGCGCGGCTGCATTTTCGCGACGGGCTCGAGCGGGGCGTGGAACCGGTGCAGTCGGCGTTGTGGAACGCGGCCTACCCGACGGTCTATCTGCCGGCGATTCGGGCCCTGAGCGGGGCGCGCGTTGACCCCTATCTCGCCGCGGCGATCATCCGCGAGGAGAGTCAGTATGATGCGCGCGCCGTGTCGCGCGTCGGAGCGATTGGACTGATGCAGCTGATGCTGGGGACGGCACAGGCGGTGGCGCAGCAGATCGGCGGGCCAGCCACCGTGGCCCGCAACGATCTCTTCGACCACGAAACGAATATCCGGTTCGGCGTGCGCTACCTTGAACAATTGATCGAACAGTTCAAGGGGAATCTGATCCACGCCGTCGCGGCCTACAACGCCGGCCCGCCCGTCGTCTCAAAGTGGATCCAGAAATTCGGCGATAAAGAGCCGGACGAATTCGTCGAATTGATCCCCTATCAGGAAACCCGTCAGTACGTCCGGCGCGTCCTGCGAAGCTACCGCGAATACCGACGTCTGGGCGGGGCGACCTGTGCCGTCCGTTCCCTTGACAAGGTCTGCTAGGCCTCCTATAGTGTCCAACATCTAGGCGATTTCTCCTCGTTGCACCGCAATATCTGGTGGTGGTATGGCCCTGGACAAGCTTTCCTCATTAGAAGGGCGCATCAAGGACATGGTGGAGATGATTCACACGCTCAAGCGTGAGAACGCGGCGTTGAAGAGCGAGGTCCGGGCAGCTAAGGACCGCGCACTAAAACAGCATGGCCAGAGCGACCGATGGGCAACGGAACGGGCGGAGATCAAGGCGCGCGTGGAGAAGGTGCTGGGTAATCTGGATGCCTTCGAATTTGTTGAGGAGACAACAGCTGTAGAATGAGCGGCTTGCACGCAGCTTAATGCATGAACAAAGACTCAACGGGTTAAGGACTCCATCCGGCAGTCGCCATATCGATACACCGATAACATGTCGCCGGCACACGCCTAGCGAGGGGTGGGGGGAGAACCGATGAAGACCGTCGAAGTCGAAATCTTTGGGCAGCGGTACACGATTACGGGCGAGGCGGACGAAGAGTACGTCAAGCGGCTTGCCAATTATGTGGACACGCAGCTCCGCGTACTCGCACAGGGACTCAAGACCGGGACGCGCGCCAAGCTGGCGGTGCTGGCCGCGCTCAATATCACGCATCAGTTGTTCCAGGCCGAGCGCACGCGGCAGGAGGGCGAGGACGAGCTGGCACGGCGGACGCTGAGCCTCGTTGAGTCCATCGAAGAGCAGTTGGAGCCGACGCGCAAGCGCTAGGCGGAGTGTGGGGCGCTTGCAAAGGATGTTTATATTTGCTACGGTACAGTAGTGCTCTGATTAGGAACGTGACAGGCAGACAGCGTGGCAGTGGAGAGTACGACAGGACAGGCTGAAGGCACTATTCACGAATAGCAAGAACGAGTCGAAGGGTAGGCAATTGATCAGACGGTGGGTGCAAGACTACAGGGCAAGGCTGGAGAGGGTCGTTTGGAGGCTGCTGGACAGGTGGCGGCCACCCTCTTTGCAGGCAATCAGTATTAGATCGCGCGCTGCACAGAAGCCACGAGCGCGCCGACCCTGGCCCATGTAGCGAGCACGTTCTTCCCTTCGCGGGTGTTCAGCCGGTTTTTTCTCTCTCCCCGGAAGCGATCCTTCTTCGGTTCGATCGACTCCTGACCGCGCGTCTGTCCCCAACATAACCGTGCGCGTGGAGATGCGCCGTAGCCATGCCTGGCACGGCGCGGATGAAAGGGGACCCCACCGTGATCGTGGATATCATGACATATGTGGCCGCCGCACTCATCGGCGCCCTGACCGGCGTCGGCGGCTATTTGACCGTCCGCCGCAATGCGGTGGCGGCGGAACGGGCGCAGGTCGAGGAACAAGCTCGTCAGGCAAAGCAGGTCGCCGAGCGGGCAGCAGAAAATCTCGTCAAGGAAGCCAGGCTCGAGGCCAAAGATCTGTTGCTGCAGGCCCGGACGAGCCTTGAAAAGGAACAGAAAGAGAAGCGCGCCGAAGCGAGCGTCGTGGAAAAGAAGCTGCTCCAGCGCGAGGAGCAATTGGAGCGCAAGGCCAGCTCGCTCGACCGGGGTGAGACCGAACTGCAGAAGCGCGAGGCGGCACTGAGTAAGCGCGATGTTGTACTGACCGCCTCAGAGGCTGCCTGCGAACGCGCCTTGAAGGAGCACCGGCAGGCCCTGGAGCATGTGGCCGGTCTGACGGCCGAGGAGGCCCGGAGACAGCTCACGGCCTTGGTGGAAAACGCCGCGCGGCTCGAAGCGGCGGGTGCAGCCAAGCGGATCGTGGATCAGGCGAAGGAAGGGGCCGAGCGCGAGGCGCGCGAGATCATCACGCGGTCGATCCAGCGCGTGGTGCGCGATTATGTCTCGGAGAGCACGCTTTCGGTGGTGCCGATCGCCAACGATGCGATCAAGGGCCGGATCATCGGTCGAGAGGGGCGAAACATCCGGGCGATCGAGGCGGCCACGGGCATCGATCTCATCGTGGACGAAACCCCCGATGCCGTGATCGTCTCCGGCTTCGATCCTCTGCGGCGTGAGATTGCGAAGATCGCGTTGGAACGGCTGATACAGGACGGACGCATTCATCCGACGCGGATCGAGGAGGTCGTCGAGAAGGTCAAGGCCGAACTGGAAAAGCTGATGGTCGAGGACGCCGAAAAGGTCATCTTCGAAGTCGGTCTCTCAGACTTCCATCCCGAACTGGTCAAGGTGCTGGGCAAACTTAAGTACCGGACCAGCTACGGGCAGAACAATCTGTACCATGCCCGCGAAGCGGCCTTCATCTGCGGCACCATGGCAGCCGAGCTTGGCCTGGACGTGAAGCTAGCCAAGCGCGGCGCATTGCTCCACGACATCGGCAAGTCGGTGAGCCACGAGGAGGAGGGGACGCACGCCATGCTGGGCGCCAATATCGCCAAGAAGTACGGCGAGTCGGAAAAAATCGTCAACGCGATCGCGGCGCATCACGAGCAGGTGGAGCCGATCTGCCCCGAGTCGGTGCTGGTCGCGGCGGCGGAGGCACTTTCGGCCGCCCGGCCGGGCGCGCGACGCGAGGCGCTCGAATCCTACGTGAAGCGGTTGGAGAAGCTCGAATCGCTGGCGACGGGTTTCCAGGGCGTGCAGAAGGCCTACGCGATCCAGGCGGGCCGCGAGATCCGTGTGATCGTGCGGCAGCAGGAAATCACGGATGATCAGTCGGCGCTCATCTCGCGGGAGCTGGCGAAGAAGATCGAGCAGGAGCTGACCTATCCGGGCCAGATTAAAGTGACGGTCATCCGGGAAAGCCGGTTCACGGAACTTGCGAAGTAACAGTAAGGGGGCAGGCGTGAGGCGTGCAGGGGGTGATCATGTACAGCACCCCGTGCGCCGCACTCCTCACCAGGTGAAGCTGTGAAAGTCTTAGTGATTGGCGACATCATGGGGGAGCCCGGCCGGCGCGCAGTCGAGCGGCGGCTGCCAAAACTTGTTGCCGAGCACGGCATCGATCTCGTCGTCGCCAACGGGGAGAACATCGCCGGCGGATTCGGTATCACGCCTGAGCTGGCGGAGGAATTATTTGAATGGGGAGCCTCGGTCATCACGACCGGTAACCATGCCTGGGACAAGAAGGAAATCGTGGACTATATGCGCCGCGAGAAGCGTCTGCTGCGTCCGGCGAATTATCCGGACGGCGTGCCCGGCCAGGGCAGCATCGTGGTGGAAAGCGCGGGCGGAGAGAAACTGGCGGTGCTACATCTGATGGGCCGCGCCTTTATGATGACGCTGGACTGTCCGTTCCAGACTGCCAGGCGGGAGCTGGCGCGCTTGAAAAAGGAAACGCCTGCCGTCATCGTGGACATGCACGCGGAAGCCACGTCTGAAAAGATGGCGATGGGGCATTTTCTCGACGGGGAGGTGGCGGCGGTGGTCGGTACGCACACGCACGTGCAGACGGCGGATGAGCAGATGCTGCCCAAGGGCACGGCCTATCTAACCGACATCGGGATGACCGGTCCGATCCATTCCGTGATCGGCATCAAAAAGGAAATTGTCCTGGAAAAGTTCTTGACCGGCATGCCCCGGCGCTATGAAGTGGCGACCGGCCCGGCGGTGTTCTGCGCCGCGCTGGTGGAACTTGACGCGAGACTTGGCAAGGCCATCAGCATTCAGAGAATTCGCATTCCGGATTAGTTGTTCCTCGCCGCGAATAGGTGATGATGCGCTCTGTGGGTGATCGTGCCCCGCGCCAGATCCTCACTGTGTCCGCCCTGACGGCCCTCGTCCGCGAGCGGCTGGAACAGGACTTCCCCGACCTCTGGATCGAGGGTGAAGTCTCCAATTTCCGCGCACCCGCT
Encoded here:
- a CDS encoding tetratricopeptide repeat protein — translated: LGPRLSYRAGEAWFRTGHCAYATEQLTKAVAQDPQNDGAPRALLMLADCQTHDSHTPDSAVTLRQVWTRYPQTPEADEAEKLLAQRSSGAAWKPTLDERYLRASALLNAAQNEAAVEELKTFLSSAHGHPKTEEAKLKLGISLARLKRYDQAKVIFHELASTGPYTEASESVVWLARSHLRLGDGDHLLAVRKAYPKVSLTLEQLSLILLATGTWYDDQNQPDQAIAQYRQILQLGEHTDQRAEALWRIGWIQYRAGRYRAAVKTLQDLVAIREDPVNNPQALYWTARALEQLQESAAADEAYQTLCRKFAWTYYCQLTRVRVDIPPPNSAAMPSNGDPRATGGSAIEQDIHYRRAVELRLLGLEQEAGHEVAWLLDRYARNRSALVQLITHLSDAGAYHQSLRLARLHFRDGLERGVEPVQSALWNAAYPTVYLPAIRALSGARVDPYLAAAIIREESQYDARAVSRVGAIGLMQLMLGTAQAVAQQIGGPATVARNDLFDHETNIRFGVRYLEQLIEQFKGNLIHAVAAYNAGPPVVSKWIQKFGDKEPDEFVELIPYQETRQYVRRVLRSYREYRRLGGATCAVRSLDKVC
- the zapB gene encoding cell division protein ZapB, with the translated sequence MALDKLSSLEGRIKDMVEMIHTLKRENAALKSEVRAAKDRALKQHGQSDRWATERAEIKARVEKVLGNLDAFEFVEETTAVE
- a CDS encoding cell division protein ZapA; translation: MKTVEVEIFGQRYTITGEADEEYVKRLANYVDTQLRVLAQGLKTGTRAKLAVLAALNITHQLFQAERTRQEGEDELARRTLSLVESIEEQLEPTRKR
- the rny gene encoding ribonuclease Y, which produces MTYVAAALIGALTGVGGYLTVRRNAVAAERAQVEEQARQAKQVAERAAENLVKEARLEAKDLLLQARTSLEKEQKEKRAEASVVEKKLLQREEQLERKASSLDRGETELQKREAALSKRDVVLTASEAACERALKEHRQALEHVAGLTAEEARRQLTALVENAARLEAAGAAKRIVDQAKEGAEREAREIITRSIQRVVRDYVSESTLSVVPIANDAIKGRIIGREGRNIRAIEAATGIDLIVDETPDAVIVSGFDPLRREIAKIALERLIQDGRIHPTRIEEVVEKVKAELEKLMVEDAEKVIFEVGLSDFHPELVKVLGKLKYRTSYGQNNLYHAREAAFICGTMAAELGLDVKLAKRGALLHDIGKSVSHEEEGTHAMLGANIAKKYGESEKIVNAIAAHHEQVEPICPESVLVAAAEALSAARPGARREALESYVKRLEKLESLATGFQGVQKAYAIQAGREIRVIVRQQEITDDQSALISRELAKKIEQELTYPGQIKVTVIRESRFTELAK
- a CDS encoding TIGR00282 family metallophosphoesterase; this encodes MKVLVIGDIMGEPGRRAVERRLPKLVAEHGIDLVVANGENIAGGFGITPELAEELFEWGASVITTGNHAWDKKEIVDYMRREKRLLRPANYPDGVPGQGSIVVESAGGEKLAVLHLMGRAFMMTLDCPFQTARRELARLKKETPAVIVDMHAEATSEKMAMGHFLDGEVAAVVGTHTHVQTADEQMLPKGTAYLTDIGMTGPIHSVIGIKKEIVLEKFLTGMPRRYEVATGPAVFCAALVELDARLGKAISIQRIRIPD